The genomic interval GCGCGTAGGTCTTGAAGGGACCGACCTGAAAGATCTGCTCGGGGCGCATCACGCCGGCAAGCCATCCGGTGGCCGCCGGATTGTCATACCCGCCATGGCAGTCACCGCACCCGTGGTGGATCACCAGCATCCGTCCCTCGCGCACGAGCGCGTCCGCTGGCAGCTCGGTTGCGGCGAGGTCGCCGGACCGGGTAGAGACCGCGGGCGCGGAGCACGCCACGATCAACAACGCCATCGGAGCGAGTCGGGTACGGCGCGCCAAAGCTCGTGACCAATGCGGCATCATCTCTCCCCGTTATTTGATTTCGAGAATGCCCATCATCCCGTGATCCTCGTGATCCAGGATGTGGCAGTGGAACATCCATTTGCCCGGATAGCGCTCGTATCGCACGATGAAGCGCACGGTCTGGTGCTTGGGCACGTTGACTACGTCCTTCCAGCTGCGATACGGCTCCGGCACGCCGTCGCGATCGAGCACCTGGAACTGAAAGCCGTGCAGGTGAAACGGGTGGTCGAGCCCCACGAGATTCTCGACCTGCCAGATCTCGGTTGCGCCGAGCGAGGCGCTCACGTCCACGCGATTCATGTCCATGAGCATGCCGTTGATCATTCCCTGCGTCAGCACCATGACGCGCGTCGCGGTCGCGCTCGCGGAATCGAGCAGCGGGATCGGCCGCAGAGTTTCCGGCAGCGCCACCGGAGCGACCGGCGCTTCCGTTCCGTAGCGCAGCGTCAGCAGGTCGCGCGTCCGGTCCCAATCGCCGGGCCGGGTCTGCGGTATGTACCGGTCGTAGGGCAAGGCCTGCAGTACCGTCTGGCTCCCCGGCCGCCCCGTTCCGCGCACCAGCAGTTCGACGCGCTCGGCGCTCGCCAGCAGGATCTCGCTCACCTCGACCGGCCGCTCGAACAGACCCCCGTCGTTGCCTACGTGCAACAGCGTGTGTCCGGGCAGTGCCAGCCGGTAATACCGCCCGGCTGACGCGTTGATCACGCGCCACCGCTGCACTTCCCCGCTGCGGATCGACAGCGTAGGCATGACCTCGCCGTTGACGAGGAGCACTTCCCCCTCGCGTCCATTCTCGAAGTCGGTGCGCCATTGCGGCGAATGGAGATCCGGAATATCGAGCGAGCCGTCCGGAAGGAACCTGTTGTCCGAGAGAATCAGCACCTTCTCGGTGAGAGCGGCGGGCAGCGGGTCGTCAAGGGCGCGCACGATGACCGCGCCGTACAGACCGCGGGCGACCTGAATTCCCGTCTCGTGGTTGGGATGAGGGTGGTACCAGTACGTGCCCGCGCTCCCGGGTCGCACGGTGAAGGCGTACTCATACTCCTCGCCCGGCGCGACGGGATGAAACGGGCTGCCGTCCGCCTCGAACGGCAAATGCAGTCCGTGCCAATGGACGGTTGTCGCCTCGGGAAGGTCGTTCCTGAACCGCACTATGACCCGGTCACCTTCGTGGACTTCGAGGGTCGGACCGGGAACCCGGCCGTTGTAGGCGTACGCTTCGGTCGTGGTGCCGGGCAGAAGCGAGAGCCGCACGCGTGTCGCGGTCAGCGTTACTGCTACGACGTTGGGAACGGACGACTCATTCTCGAAGACAGCCGGCCCGACAGCCGCGCCAAGTGCAGCGGAGACCGGGGCACTCTGCTTCGGATGAACGTGCTCCTGGGCCGGGAGCGGGCCGGGAGCCGTCGCGCATGCCAGCAGAACAGCTGTAACCGTCCTATGAATCATGCTCGCACCGTGAAGGGCCGAATGTCTCAGCGCCGAAAGACAGGAGACGCGGAGGGGCCCCTCCGCGCAACGATCGGCGCAGCCGGATCAGGCGCGCAAATCTACACGCTTCGTGACGACGCACCAGTTGTTCAGCGACGCTACTGCGGGCTACCGCCTTTTAGCCGTCCACAATCTCTTGAGCAGCTGGATCTGGCCCGTGTGATACGCGTCGTGCTGCGCGATGCCGAGGATCATCTCGCCCATCGTCCAGCGCTTGCCCTCGGGGACTTCGACGCCGTACCGGCTCGGCGGGACCGCGGCGATCACTTCTACGAGCCGCTCGTGCTCCTGCTTGAGCAGCGCCACGTCCTGCCGCCACGCCCGCTCGTCGGCGGATTTTGGCAGCCGGGGCCAGTTTGCCGGCGCGCGCGGGAAGCGGGAATCAGGACCACCTTCGATCCGCCGCCGCACCGCGTACTTCCAATAACCGATGTGGAGTGCGAGCTGCCAGATGCTCTTCCGTCCCGGCGCCGGCGTCCACGCGGCCTGCTCCGCCGTTACTCCGCGGAGAGCGCCGGCGGCCCTCGGTCCGCCGTGCCAGCTGCCGCGGCCGGGACGTGGCTGAAGGTTCTCCAGCAGCAGGTTGGCAATTGAATCAGACATTTGGGCCACTCCGCTTCACGAACGGGCTAGTGCGGCTGACCGAATTTGGCAAATCTTTGCTCCCCCGCCGTGAAGCGAGTGGCGGGCAAACCACCATGCATCAGGGGGCGAGCGTTGACCAGGGCCGGACGAATGGATGCCTTCCATGACCTCATGCCGACTAATATGCCGCCGGCCCAGCGAAGTTCTACGCTATCGTACCGACGGCAGTATTGGCCTGAGATATTGGCCGGTGTATGAACCGGCAACCCGCGCCACCGCCTCCGGCGTTCCCGCAGCAACTACGCTCCCGCCCCGCAACCCGCCCTCCGGCCCGAGATCGATGATCCAATCCGCGGTCTTGATCACGTCGAGGTTGTGCTCGATCACCAGCACCGTGTTCCCGCGATCCACCAGCCGGTGCAGCACGTGCAGCAGCATCCGCACGTCCTCGAAGTGCAGGCCCGTGGTCGGCTCGTCGAGAATGTAGAACGTCCTGCCGGTGTCGCGCTTCGACAGCTCGGTCGCGAGCTTCACGCGCTGCGCCTCCCCGCCCGACAGCGTCGTCGCGCTCTGCCCCAGGTGGATGTAGCCGAGCCCGACGTCGGTCAGCGTCTGCAGCTTCTGCCGGATGCGCGGCTGATTCTCGAACATCGCCAGCGCGTCCTCGACCGTCAGCTCGAGCACGTCGGAGATGCTCGCGCCGCGGAAGCGCACCTCGAGCGTCTCTCTATTGTAGCGCTTCCCCTTGCACACGTCGCACGGCACGTACACGTCCGGCAGGAAGTGCATCTCGATCTTCACCAGCCCGTCGCCCTGGCACGCCTCGCACCGCCCGCCCTTCACGTTGAAGGAGAAGCGGCCCGGCCCGTACCCGCGGATCTTCGCCTCGGGCAGCTCGGCGAACAGCTCGCGAATCGGCGTGAACAGTCCCGTGTACGTCGCGGGATTCGAGCGCGGCGTGCGCCCGATCGGGCTCTGGTCGATGTCGATGACCTTGTCGAGATGCTGCAGCCCGCGGATCGCCGTGTGCGCGCCGGGGATCACGCGCGCTCTGTAAAAGTGCCGCGCGAGCGCGCTGTGCAGGATGTCCTCGATCAGCGTGCTCTTCCCCGAGCCCGACACTCCCGTCACCGCGACGAACAATCCCAGCGGAATCTCGACGTCGAGGTTCCGCAGGTTGTGCTCCTTCGCTCCCTCGATGCGGAGCACCTTGTCCGGATCCATCGGCCGACGCTCCGCGGGGATCGGCACCGACTCCTCGCCCCGCAAATACTTGCCCGTCAGCGACGCCGGATTCTCCATGAGATCGGCCAGCGTTCCGTGCGCGATCACCTCGCCACCGTGCTTGCCCGCGCCGGGACCGAGGTCGATGACGTGGTCCGCCGCGCGCATCGTCTCTTCGTCGTGCTCGACGACGATCACCGTGTTGCCGAGGTCGCGCAGATGCTTGAGCGTCGCGAGCAGGCGGCCGTTGTCGCGCTGGTGCAGCCCGATGGACGGCTCGTCCAGGATGTACAGCACGCCCACGAGCCGCGAGCCGATCTGCGTCGCGAGCCTGATCCGCTGCGCTTCCCCGCCCGAGAGGCTCTCCGCGGCGCGGCCCAAAGTCAGATAGTCGAGCCCGACGTCCTCGAGAAAGCGCAGCCGGTCGCGCACTTCCTTTAGTATCGGACCCGCGATGTCGGCGTCGAGCCCGCGCTTCCCGTTGCCCCGCACCGGAACGCCCGTGAAGAACGCGAGCGCGTCGGTCACGGACATCTCCACGACTTCGCCGACGTTCTTTCCCGCGACCGTGACCGCGAGCGATTCCGGCTTGAGCCGGCGTCCGCCGCACACGGTGCACGGCCGCACCATCATGTACTCCTCCAGCTCCAGGCGAACGGAATCGGACTCCGTGTCGTCGTACCGGCGCTGGATGTTGGCGACGATCCCTTCCCACTTCTCCGGCGCGGGCCTGCCCGTGCGCGATGCGCCCGAGCCGTACAGCAGCACGCGCTTCACGTCCGCGGAGAGCTTGCCCCACGGCATGTTGAGGTCGAAGCCGAGCGCCTTTGCGAGCGGCGGCAGGATCACCCGCCGCAGATAGCTGTCGGGCTCGCCCCACGGGAGGATCACGCCCTCGAGAATGCTGATGCTCGGATCGCCGAGTATCAGCTCTTCGCTGACCTCGCGGCGGGTGCCGAGCCCGCCGCACGCGGTGCACGCGCCGAACGGGGAGTTGAACGAGAAGTGCCGCGGCTCCAGCTCCGGCAGCGAGATGCCGCAGTCGGGGCAGCCGTACCGCTCCGAGAACATGCGCGATCGCTTGGCCGCGGTCTCGTCCACCAGCACGACCTCGACGATCCCTTCCGCGGTCTTGAGCGCGGTCTCCAACGAATCCGTCAGGCGCCCGCGATCGGCGGCGCGCACGACCAGCCGGTCCACGATCACGGCGATCGTGTGGTTGAGCTTCTTGCTCAGCTTCGGCGGGTCCGCCAGCTCGGCCGGCTTGCCGTCCACGTACGCGCGCACGAAGCCCTGCTTCCGCGCCGCCTCGAACAGCTCCTTGAACTCGCCCTTCCGCTGCCGCACGAGCGGCGCGAGAATCTCGACGCGCGTTCCTTCCGGCCAGGTGAGGATCGTGTCCGCGATCTGGCTGGCGTTCTGCCGGCCGACTTCGTTCCCGCAGCTGGGGCAGTGCGGCGTGCCGGCGCGCGCGTATAGCAGCCGCAGGTAATCGTAGATCTCGGTGACGGTGCCGACGGTGGAGCGCGGGTTGTGGCCCGCGGTCTTCTGCTCGATCGAGATAGCCGGCGAGAGGCCTTCGATGGAATCGACGTCCGGCTTCTCCATCAGCCCGAGGAACTGGCGGGCGTACGCCGACAGCGATTCGACGTACCGCCGCTGGCCCTCGGCGTAAATGGTGTCGAACGCCAGCGAGGACTTGCCGGAGCCGGACAGGCCGGTGATGACGGTCAGCTTGTCGCGGGGGATGGTGACGTCGATGTTGCGGAGGTTGTGCTCCCGCGCACCACGGACGACCAACGATTCTTCTGCCATAGCCCTGTAAGGTCGCCGTTTACTCCGGGCGATTCAACTGATGGGCTGGTAAGAACTGCGGGGAGCGTTGTGCGTTACCCGTTTGACTGTTGGCCCGTTAGGACGTAGACGGCGGTGGGATAAGAGGCCTTCGTGGTTCCCGCCGCCTTTCACGTCCTGACGCAGAACGCGTCAACGGTTAACGCACAACGCTCTCCGGTTTTTTCCCTGGGGCGATCGCGACTCGTCAACTAGATTAGGCCGTCTTCCACGCCGAGATCTCTCCAGCATGGCCCACACCGATGCCGTAGTGGTTCTCACGACGGTTGCAAACGAGGAAGAAGGTCTCAAACTCGTCAAAGCTCTGCTCGACCAGCGAGTGATCGCCTGCGGCACTCTCCTCCCCGGCGCCCGGTCGCTGTACCGCTGGGAGGGCAAGATCGCCGACGAGCGCGAGGTCGTGATCCTGCTCAAGACGCGGTCCGGGACGATCTCCGCGCTGGAGAAGGCGTTCGGCGAGCTGCACCCGTACAAGGTCCCCGAGCTGCTCGTGCTCGCGGTGGACGCCGGGCTGGAGAAGTACATCTCCTGGATCGCCGACGAGACCAGTCTGGCGATAGTGTGAGCCGGCGCGGGATCGCTCTCGCGGTGCTGGGCGTCTGGGCGGTCGCCGTCGGGCTGCTGGTCTCGCGCAGCATCAACCGCGACCCCGTCGAAGTGCTCGCGATCGCCGCGCTCCGCATCCAGCCGCGCAGCCTGTACTACACCATCGAGCACGAGGGCGCGATAGTGGGCGTGGCGTCGTCGGAGATCGACACTCTCCCGACCCGCATCATCGCGACCGACTACGTCGAGGGCGCTCTGCCCGTCGCGGACAGCACGGTCGACCTGAGACTTCGCGCCCGCTCGACCTTCACCCGCGCGCTCTCGTTCCAGGAGATCCGCATTCTGCTGCAGCCGGTCGGCGACTCCATCACCGTCGTGATCCGGCGCGTGTCCGACGAATCCCTGCAAGTCACCGGTGATCGTCGCGGGACCGTGCTCGGCACGCAGGACATCGCGGCGCGGGATCCCGTGTTCATGCCGCAGTGGGCAGCCCTGCCCCTCATGCTCGTCGAGGACCCGCGCCCCGGCGCGAGCAGGACCGTGCGCATCCTCGACCCGCGCACGCGCATCGCGCGCGAGACTGCGGTGCGCATCGCGGCGGAATCGCTGTTCGTGGTCGTGGACAGCGCCCGCTTCGATACCATCGCCCGAACCTGGGTTCCGGCGCTACGCGACACCGTCCGCGCCTGGCGCGTGACCGGCGAAGGGCTGCCGCCCACGTTCTGGATCGACGTCGCCGGCCGGATCGTCGAGGCCGAAGACGAGCGGGGGCTCGCGCTGCGCCGGACGGCGTACGAGATAGCGTTCGAGAACTGGCGCGCGGCGCGCGCGGCGCTGCGCGCGCGCGCGGTTACATCAGAGCGCGCCGGGCGTCCATAGCCAGCAGCTCCCGATGATACAACTCCGCTCCCTGACCAAGCGCTACGGCAGATTCACCGCCGTCGACTCGATCGATCTCTCCGTCACCCGGGGCGAGATCTTCGGCTTCCTCGGACCCAACGGCGCGGGCAAGACGACCACTCTGCGAATGATCGCCGGCATCCTGCGCCCCACCGCCGGAACGATCCTCATCGGCAACGTGGACGTCGTTAACGATCCGCTGCGCGCGAAGGCGAAGCTCGGCTACATC from Gemmatimonadaceae bacterium carries:
- the cutA gene encoding divalent-cation tolerance protein CutA produces the protein MAHTDAVVVLTTVANEEEGLKLVKALLDQRVIACGTLLPGARSLYRWEGKIADEREVVILLKTRSGTISALEKAFGELHPYKVPELLVLAVDAGLEKYISWIADETSLAIV
- a CDS encoding DinB family protein, with protein sequence MSDSIANLLLENLQPRPGRGSWHGGPRAAGALRGVTAEQAAWTPAPGRKSIWQLALHIGYWKYAVRRRIEGGPDSRFPRAPANWPRLPKSADERAWRQDVALLKQEHERLVEVIAAVPPSRYGVEVPEGKRWTMGEMILGIAQHDAYHTGQIQLLKRLWTAKRR
- a CDS encoding multicopper oxidase family protein, giving the protein MIHRTVTAVLLACATAPGPLPAQEHVHPKQSAPVSAALGAAVGPAVFENESSVPNVVAVTLTATRVRLSLLPGTTTEAYAYNGRVPGPTLEVHEGDRVIVRFRNDLPEATTVHWHGLHLPFEADGSPFHPVAPGEEYEYAFTVRPGSAGTYWYHPHPNHETGIQVARGLYGAVIVRALDDPLPAALTEKVLILSDNRFLPDGSLDIPDLHSPQWRTDFENGREGEVLLVNGEVMPTLSIRSGEVQRWRVINASAGRYYRLALPGHTLLHVGNDGGLFERPVEVSEILLASAERVELLVRGTGRPGSQTVLQALPYDRYIPQTRPGDWDRTRDLLTLRYGTEAPVAPVALPETLRPIPLLDSASATATRVMVLTQGMINGMLMDMNRVDVSASLGATEIWQVENLVGLDHPFHLHGFQFQVLDRDGVPEPYRSWKDVVNVPKHQTVRFIVRYERYPGKWMFHCHILDHEDHGMMGILEIK
- the uvrA gene encoding excinuclease ABC subunit UvrA; amino-acid sequence: MAEESLVVRGAREHNLRNIDVTIPRDKLTVITGLSGSGKSSLAFDTIYAEGQRRYVESLSAYARQFLGLMEKPDVDSIEGLSPAISIEQKTAGHNPRSTVGTVTEIYDYLRLLYARAGTPHCPSCGNEVGRQNASQIADTILTWPEGTRVEILAPLVRQRKGEFKELFEAARKQGFVRAYVDGKPAELADPPKLSKKLNHTIAVIVDRLVVRAADRGRLTDSLETALKTAEGIVEVVLVDETAAKRSRMFSERYGCPDCGISLPELEPRHFSFNSPFGACTACGGLGTRREVSEELILGDPSISILEGVILPWGEPDSYLRRVILPPLAKALGFDLNMPWGKLSADVKRVLLYGSGASRTGRPAPEKWEGIVANIQRRYDDTESDSVRLELEEYMMVRPCTVCGGRRLKPESLAVTVAGKNVGEVVEMSVTDALAFFTGVPVRGNGKRGLDADIAGPILKEVRDRLRFLEDVGLDYLTLGRAAESLSGGEAQRIRLATQIGSRLVGVLYILDEPSIGLHQRDNGRLLATLKHLRDLGNTVIVVEHDEETMRAADHVIDLGPGAGKHGGEVIAHGTLADLMENPASLTGKYLRGEESVPIPAERRPMDPDKVLRIEGAKEHNLRNLDVEIPLGLFVAVTGVSGSGKSTLIEDILHSALARHFYRARVIPGAHTAIRGLQHLDKVIDIDQSPIGRTPRSNPATYTGLFTPIRELFAELPEAKIRGYGPGRFSFNVKGGRCEACQGDGLVKIEMHFLPDVYVPCDVCKGKRYNRETLEVRFRGASISDVLELTVEDALAMFENQPRIRQKLQTLTDVGLGYIHLGQSATTLSGGEAQRVKLATELSKRDTGRTFYILDEPTTGLHFEDVRMLLHVLHRLVDRGNTVLVIEHNLDVIKTADWIIDLGPEGGLRGGSVVAAGTPEAVARVAGSYTGQYLRPILPSVR